Within the Plutella xylostella chromosome 20, ilPluXylo3.1, whole genome shotgun sequence genome, the region GAAACCGAGGAGAATGATTCTACCTGTGAGGACTGTAAGGAATGCAGCTTATTTAACATGAGGTATGAGAATTATGAACCTATAACTTTacctgttaaaataaataatgaacaaTATTGCATGGAAATAGATTCTGGTTCTGGTATTTCGGTCATGTCACATAGTTTTTACAGTGAAAACTTTGAGGGAAATAACTTAAACCCATGCTCAATTAGAATGTGTTTTTACAATGGTCACAAACTTACCCCACTTGGATATTTTTGTCAAACTGTtacgtataataatatgtcaaaACCAATCAAATTCTATGTCATTGAAAATGGAGGCCCCCCACTTTTAGGTAGGGATTTTATGGCAAAATTTGGTGTAAGTTTAATAtcaattaataacaataacatcattgtAAACCAGTCTGataatgaaattcataaatTTATGACCGCATATCCTGGCTTGTGGAGCGACGGCTTAGGTAAATTTAgccaatttcaaataaagCTACGCTTAAAAGAAAATTCAGAACCAAAATTTTTCAAAGCTCGTTCTGTGCCATTTGCACTTAAAGATAAAGTCGACCAAGAATTAGAACGGTTAACCGacctaggtatattagtaCCTACGAACTATTCCGACTACGCCACTCCTATTGTTCCGGTATTAAAAGATAACGGTAAGGTACGAATCGCCGGGGATTACTCGCTGACACTAAATAAAGATATGTATATCGACAAATACCCGATGCCGCGCATAGAGGAGGTGTTTGCCAAAGTAGGTGGGGGAGAAAGCTATACTAAAATTGATCTCAGCAATGCCTATAATCAATTTGAAATAGAAGAGGACTCTCAATCTCTTACCACCATAAATACGCCCCGCGGACTCTTTAAATATACACGGTTAGTGTACGGACTAGCGAATGCCCCCGCTATCTTTCAGCGAACAATGGAAACATTGCTGGCCGGAGTAGAGGGAGTCAGCTGTTGGCTCGATGACGTATGTGTAACGGGACCTACTAGGGAAATACATTTACAGAGGTTACGACAGGTATTAGAAAGGCTAAACAATGCTGggttaaaattacaaaaagatAAGTGTGAATTTTTTAAACCCAGCGTCACATACCTCGGTTACGTTATCGATAAAAATGGAATCAGAACGTGCCCTAAGAAAGTTGCAGCCATTATGGAGTCCCCAGCGCCTAAATCTGTAACGGAAGTAAAACGCtttctaggtataataaattactatCGTAATTTTATACCTGGAGCGTCAACAATACTGAGTCCGTTGCAAAATTTATTGCGTAAAGACGCGCCGTGGACTTGGTCTGACCGCGAGGAGCAAGCGTTCCAGCGCATTAAGCGGGAGCTGGCTTCAGACAGAGTGCTGACTCACTTCGACCCGGAGGCGCGGCTAACGCTGTGCGTAGACGCGAGTCCCACGGGCCTCGGCGCCTACCTTGCGCAGGGGGAGGAGGGCCACGAGCGCCCGCTCGCTTTCGCTTCCAGGTCACTGTCAGCAAGTGAACGTAATTACAGTCAGATTAACAAGGAAGCTGCTGCCATTATATTCGGTGTGAAACATTTCCACCAATATTTATATGGTCGAGAAATCCCTTTTATTCTGAAAACAGACCACAGGCCACTCTTAGCTATATTTGGCAAGAAAAACGGTGTCCCGGTAATGACGGCGTCACGACTCCAGCGTTACGCAATATTTTTGAGTGCGTATAATTACGACATTCAGTATATAGCCGGCGATAGGAATTCCGTCGCCGATTACTTTTCTAGAATGCCCGTGAGTGACAGTTTTGTTGAGCCGGAAGAATGCGCAGGAAGATcattaataaactttattgttaATGAGACATTGCCTATATCTTTTCATGATATAAAAAAAGCCACAGCTTCTGATGCAACTCTGAAAacagttataaaatatttattaattggaTGGcctaaaaaagtaaaatgtaaaaatattttaccatATTTCAACTGCAAAAATGATTTAGAAATTGATAACGGTTGTCTAATGCGAGGTCACAGAATAATTATCCCGCAAGTTTATAGAACTCGGATGATCCACGAGCTGCATAAAGGTCATTTAGGCGTGGTTAAAACCAAGAGCTTAGCGCGTACAAAGATGTGGTGGCCCGGCATCGACGGCGACATACAGCGCAGCGTGCTGGCCTGCAGCACGTGCAGCGCGctgcgccccgcgccccccgccgcgccgcccgcgccctggCCGCGCGACCCCGCGCCCTGGACCCGTCTGCACATTGACTACATGCAGTTCGCTCAGAGATTCTACCTCATTGTTGTAGACAGCCATAGCAAATGGGTTGAATGTTTACACATGTGTAATTTGTCCACGAAGTCTCTAATTCAGAGattaaaattactattttataCGTTCGGGATTCCCCATGTCATCGTATCAGATAACGATCCTAAGATATCCAATGAGGAGTTTACCTACTTTTGTTTATCGAACGGGATCAAGCATATAACTTCCCCCATCTATCACCCATGCAGTAACGGTCAGGCTGAGAACTCGGTAAAGACgtgtaaaaaaatgttaaaatgtatatttgaaaCAAATATGAATGCTTCAGTTGAGCAAGTGAATGAGAAGTTGTCCAGCTACCTGTTTGAATTTCGCAACAGCGTGCACTGTTCCACCGGTGAGTCACCGGCCAAGCTGATGTTCGGCCGCGAGTTACGCGGGAAACTCGACCTTATTATGCCACCTCAGAAACAAACAATAGTTCCGAACATAGATAAGGCCGACTGTAGACAATTTGATATTGGACAAAAGGTATTAGCGCGATATTTTGTATCAGGTAAGCCTAACTGGACATTAggaaaaattattaataaattaggtAGTAGAATGTATGTGGTAGAAATTAATGATATCGAATGCAGGAGGCATGCTGATCAGTTAAGACTTTACCATGAACCGATAGCAAGCTCGGAATGTTTGGTACCTTCCGCCAGCGCTCCACAAGTTCAGCCTCGTAACGACACATCATTATCGCCAGCATCAGTAAATCCTGAAATGGCCTTAGAGACATCGGGACCTCCAACAGCTCCGCCAAATTTAGATAATGAGTCATCAGTTGATGAGTTTCACGAATGTGACTCGGAGGTTGTTGCCGGTCCTAGTTTAGAGTCGCCCGCGACGCCTGCGGGGGCGCCGGTAGCGGTGCGGGGGGAGGACGCGCGGCCGCCGCACTCGCAGCTGAGGACAGCTGTCACTGACAATGTAACTGCGGAAAGTCAGAGTGCGGCCACTGCTGCACCTCATGGCCCCTATAATTTAAGGCCTAGAAGTAAAGTTATTACCTATaagtaaattaagtattattggtTTATTGTTTAcgtgtatattttatattgttgtcAGGTTCGAAGACTAATAAGGGAGGAGTGCCATGTACCATGATAGCATAAGCATTGCGACTGGCCTGCGAGCCAGTAATAAACGAGTTACCAAGTTAACCGGTCGTATCATTTGCTCCGTCTATTACAGATATGTTGCTTTTACATTCTATCTGTATTATAGAGGGGGATGGAAGGTTTTGGTCTGACTCTCCCACGGGGACCAGCCTTTCTGGGAGGCATGAAGGAGGCTTTTGTTTTTGCTAGTATTCGGTGTTTGTTTTTGGGGGCTCTTGCAGGAACCGTttaatatcatatttatttttctttgcaGGTTGTATGGTGTTATTTGTATCAGGTGTGCTTTGTGTTTCTCTACAAATGGTTTCCGATGGTACTTTCGGTGAGCTAGACTTATTCCTCTTCCTTTCTCGTCTTTCCTGTGGgttattattttgttggtTATTTTTCTCTGGGATAATGACAATGGTATCGTACTTTAAAAATGCTCTTTTTccttgtgtttttaatttttctagCTGATCTTGCAGCTCTTTTCGCTTTTCTAGCACTTTTTTTGGAAAGTCCTCTTTTATGTAATAGTCGGTACCATCCaatagttttttgtttttcaatacTGCTATTTTCATACCCATGGTGCTGAAAGTAGTCAATATTGGTCTTACTTTGTCTCCCTTTTTTCCCACACGATGAACATTTTCTAAGTCTGAGGAGGAACAGTTCCCTATCTTGACTTTCCCATTGATAATTTGTAGAACAATTGATTCTAAATCGTTGTAGCTTTTTTCGGTTTCAGGCACTCCAAATATAATTAGATTTTTCATTCTGAtttttttctccaaaaaggtTATATTCTTTTCTTGTGACTCTACTTTTTGCTCAAGTTGAGTTTGGCGTAGATccattttttgaaatttttcaTTAATGTTTTCATTCAGTGACTGTATAATACTGTCCCTCATTTCACGCATTTCCTGTTTTTGCTCTGACAGATCTTGTTTGATCTGTTTTAAAACGGCTGCAACTTCTtccattattaaatttattaagataagCGCCCTCTGTTGATTTCTTTCTGAGTTAGGTAGAATGGGTGTTATGATTTCTTTCTGAGTTAGGTAGAATGGGTGTTACTATAGATCTTCAGATTGTTGTTAGTTCCCATAAAATGATAGATGTCGCTGCTAGTTTCTTAtgattatgcataatattcgGGCCGTTTGGTGCACATTACTTTTTTCTGGTTGCTTGGAAATTCTTCACTTTTTACTTCTAGTCTACTTTAGATTCTATAGTTCTATGATGTCTTACCGACTAGGCCACGGATGATAGATTCAGAATTTTATGATCTTGATCTATTTCTTGTTGTTTCTAAATAGATCAACAGAATTGTTGGACTTTGGCCGTTCAGCACTGTTCTAACGGTCTTTTTGCCGGTTAGGAATTCACAACTACACTGGTTAAGCACTGTTTTGTttgtaataatgttattttagcACTTTATTTGCCTTTAACTTCGATCATATATATCCAACAGATAAGGCGTATTTACTATCTTCTAGTGTATTTGAGGTTAGgtcacaattttatttattttttgagcACTGTTCTAACGGCTTTTTGGCCGGTTAGGAATTCACAATATATACTAGTTAAGTTAagttatgtttataatatgtactgtTAGcactttctttttcttttaaagTCACGGATAAGCCTCAATAACTTTATTTCTTCTTTATTTCCAATTAAATACGCAGGAGATAAACAAAACGAGACTTGTTGGTTCAGTGTTGCCAGACCAAaaaaatttattactttattagtttataaataaacagccTTCATATCGAACATCGGCCCACTTTTGATATTACAAGATAGAGGCGTCCGTTTTAAGGCTAGCATATTAGACAAATCAAGTTCAAAAGTTATTAGGTCTACTTAGGATGTATTTTACGAgtatattcaaaataattatgtgtcgaacatttttattgttttaggaTATGCAGGTAGTATATTTAAGTACGATACGTTTCTACTTGATTTTTAGCACggtttacttttaatttaaaagtacCTTTTTAGCATACTATACTCCGTATGATGAGATCTATCTTTATATTTGGTTAAGTGAGTCATATTTTAAAAGCTAGGTTCTTTAAAAGGATAAACTTTAAGGTAGGCCCGCTGTTGTAGACATGTGAAAAACGGCCATACATTAACCCCAAAGTCCTTTACTTTTCCATACTTTTTCTTAATACCAAGACTCTTCAAACATTATTGTTCCTAATGAGAATATTCTCGTACCAATATTGACACAATACTTCAAAACATTGATTTTAATGTTAGGTAGTACCTATGACTCaacattaatatatttttatgataagtaAATACGTCAAGAATATTTGAGCTTTTATCCTGTTGGGTGATTATGATGAAAGAAATACAGGACATTATTAGTGAAGAAGTCCAAAATCAGATCCAAAACATTATTTCTGTCAAGCGTGGAAATACGGACAAAATTACCCTGACTTTACGTGTTTCATGTCATCATGTGGACTTCGAGCTAAGCTGATGCATCTATTACGCTTCTAGTTGGTTGAAAATTTATCAGGGAACCCAAATCTAATAAAGATACAAACAGGAAATTCTCACTTCCGAAGATTACCTACTGTCTATTGtttaattaatacaaaatgATACCGATCCTGCCATCTAGCGGTGAACTTAGAAACTTATTCGTAAGGCGCTCAAGTTGACGATAAGTTTTTAACTCTACAGCCGTAATCGTATTCTCCAGCATCGGACTCAAGTTTAAAACCACACCAAGAGATGGCGCTGTTTAACTTAAATGATTTAAACCAAAACACATGCGGCGTTATTCTCTCTTTCCACAGACTGATGATAATTATGAGGTTGATATTAAAGTAGCACTGACCTCGGCCCAGAAGCACACGATCAGCGAAGACCCCGACATGAGTAGCGGGTAGTATGCTGACAGCAGGCTCGTCGCCCAACCCTCTTGGAATGCCGTCTGGaacaaattaataacataattttattataagaattTTTACAGAAACTGTCGTAacgactgacgaccttaggcgggtggcgggtagtggttggatgaggaaggccgaggaccgagtgttgtggcgctccttgagagaggcctatgtccagcagtggatgattattggctgatgatgatgatgatgatgtcgtAACGGGTTCAGCCTAATACCTATATGCCTGatattgaaaaatatgtcAGTAGATCTAGATAAGGGGTCTCGAGACTATTGATTTTGTGaaagctatttatttttcgcgaatttgcaaaagtCGTAGGACCAAACTTGTTCATATTGGTCTCCTGAGTCACCTCCTTTCGGCATATCATAACACttttgtaataagtactttGATCTGCGGTTTAGCTAttcatactttattttttcaaatttaccATTGCTATGTAAGTAGTTAGATCAATTAAACTACGTGGACTCAGTGGTTTTAAAAATAGAGCCCCTGTCCTTTTGAATGCTTATTGTTCGCCTATGTTGTCGGTGACACACGCTGGACTAGGCTTGTCTCCGCGGTGAAAGAATTAGCTAGTCAGATCCTCTAGGGgtttgctatttatgaaaacgaaaaaagtttacgttttctcctgtcatctgcatacattatctgtcaaaagttttatgatagtttccattagaggcgccacttagtatgcgagaaaacgtaaacttttatagttttcgacaaactatcaaacctgtactagacctgcAGACTAGCGTCAGTCGCAGGGTGTGCCGGACGTATATCAGGAATGATGTGATATGTATGTCACACTAGGAGGCTCCTTTCGAGTTACAATACTTACAGTACTGCACGGCTAGTATGGCCATAATAAGACAACATGTGAAGTGACTGATTAAATTGAGTCACTTTTTGATATCAGTCTTAAATGTTAGCATAGGGTGTACATGGGactcattttatttgtgtgattCGGCATTAGTCCCAGTGACACTGTAACTTTTCTGCTCTGTgcaaataagtttttcaaatgttatttttttccgaaAACCTCTCATTTGTGGTTGTTGTttgtattgtctatggttttttgacaattaAAATGTCACCAAACGTCAAACTTGAAGAAAATTTTGACTGTTTGGTGCTTTCGAGAGTTTCGAGTGtattattttggtaatattACTTTGCTTTGCGCTACCCCATGGATTCATATTGGCTCAttaaactactttattgaGTTTCTTGGACATCGTCTCATCAAATGATATACGACCAAGCTTGCTCCCGATCAAGCACGCTCAGATTCCTTGGGAGCTCCTGCTATCGGCAGTCGTCGATGCATCGGATCCCTGAGACGAAGAACAAAAACAGCATGCCACCTGACTGATGACCCACCCACTGTCTACCCGGACCAAGGAGCTAGAAGGCCTTGAGAAAAAAGCCCGGGCAGGATCCTGACGGGCGCAGAATATCATCTTCGATGCTTGTCCCACGGCCtgactgaataatatttatataatcaatggaaggaaaaaaacagtaggtaagtgccagtacCCGTgacatgttattataattgggcatatgcacacaaaacaactcaaaaaacttttttcacatGGCACTACTTGGTCggctaggcctaaacccttccttcattggaaggaaacccctaccccagcagtggggacgtgatgggttatgatgatgatgaagaggaCAATAGGAGACATAATCTTAGttcataagtataactaaaatctaatgaaacatttttgtttgttacagaaCATTGAAATTGGCTTGTAGGCAAGACGGAAGATGGTCAAAACCAGTCAGAAATTGATGCCCTAGACACGGTTGGAGAGCTCTTGTTGGCAGAAACCACCTGAATGGTGAATGGTGGTGCTGAATGATGGTCAGATGACATTAGCAACCTTGTGGTGAAACAATGAACTGGAGCGGCACCgaactgaaaaagttgaaaaacttGGCATACATACTATGAGACCCATTTGATGACTGATATAAGCAAAGTTCAGACTGATTATTGTGATAGTTGATAACtaagaatacctaatatgcttttatggtgtgtgaaataatatactttttataatttattaattaaaagtttaataaatgttttacttacctaaagaaaatattatatttttataaccattTAAAATAGTTGTAAGTACATGCTAGCATacccacttatttttttatagttagtgtgtagttgataaataataaatcctgactagggtttgtcactgtaGTGAGAGGATTAGTCGCTGACTACCCGGTGTGCCGGATGTATTcaatgtacagtttatatgATTTACACTTCATGAACTCCACatttagcattcaaactattcaattagccacttcatctcagttagtgtgttgttcacgtgttgttgataaatcataaagcctgactagagtttgtcgctgtggtgaaggattagaatgagtcgctgactgcccggtgtgccggatgtattcaatgtacagtttataagtattatttacatttcgtgaactctatatttagcattcaaactattcaattagccacttcattacctacatactttgacGTGAATAGGCAAACTTAAAGTATAAGAATGGGAGACAACTGAAAATCTGTGGTTTGTTCCTAAGGGCAAACATATGCGCTGAGTTGCTTCCCTTTTGGTCTGCTTCAACACACACATTTCGCCTCTTAATTTAAGTGGAACAAATtaatgtctatctatctaacttaTTAGCACATGTCAGCGACAGGATTTGAATCCACATCTCTTCCGTGAGGGGCGGGCGCTTACACCCGTCTGAGCTAACACcgctacatataagtaatatgatatataattttagtcaaataaaaagaggatgtgtgttttgaccgttttgacaaatgttgtttttaaagcattttcaacgggttattagagtcccggatcatcctccctataagtattatagtaattttcctttcctgcatctcttcttgtagagcaaggatgaaattaataaaaactaaacaaataataatttgtgtcACATGTTATCACCACCTTCGAATTTGAGTGATAAAATGCTAcctaaacaaatgtcaaactgaGACAAGTGTGGACAAATTGGTACACCCATGTTAGGAAATAAGACAAATCTTCCAATCtcgctgtcaaaattgtaactCACATCTTGTAGTGATTATTTCGTGTTGGCCATGTTAGCGTTTGTGAAGACAACTGGTATCACACAATTTGTTGCAACTAGCTGTCATTTATATCTTGTCGCAGCCATACTGTGCTACGCGTGCTGCTGGTACTCACACTCACACTCACACCCACTGGACGGAGCGGGAGAGAGATAGCACGAGGAGGTGATGCTATTGATGCATGCTATGCTGCTCGGCCGCTATTGGTCGATTGCGACGCTTTGCCGCTCGGCCCCTATGAAGTCTATATGGTGGCGCCATTTGTGCTCGCTATACGTCACGATCGCCGCGCTCGTTACGCGTGCGCGTTATACTTCTCGGCCGCTATTGGTACTTTAAACTCTATACTTACAGGAGAAACAAAGTAAGCCCCCCGGATCAGCGAGGCCAGGAATGCGACAGCATACAGCATCTTCTGCGTGGTGACCTTGCAGGCGCGCAGCACGCTCGGCGCCTTCAGCCGCCGGTACTCGCTGACGACGCACACGCAAAGTTGTACCGCACAGACGAAGGCGACTAGGAGGAACATGCCGCCGATACCTGGGGATAAAAGAGAGAGGGGTGGTGGTTAGTGCTTGATGCTTGTGTATAGCAGTCGacagtagtaggtatatgcaatCGCTCATATGGCAGGCAATTTACGAAGGTGATGTAAAAATCCCCAAGCTTCAGATCTAATGGATGCTGCAAAAGCTTCAGAGGAGGGGGAGTCATTCTTCTATGATGATGCAGTTACGGTAGCCTGCGCTAACCCCGACTCTACCTCGATTCATTAAGCTTGTGGATCGCATGGCAGCTCTGcgaaacttatatttattcgCTCGCTCTACAATATATGTATAGACGCCGCGCGCGCCTTAGTTACTCTATAGAGCTACTCGTTACGCGCTTACAACTCACATACACTATAACACAGCTGCTATCTACAGTCGCTACTCA harbors:
- the LOC125490109 gene encoding uncharacterized protein K02A2.6-like — protein: MSFLGNISVFDHKSGEWSIFKGRLTQFFKINDVKVANKSAVLITHLSDETYRLLRNLVYPKDIDGLSYDDLVQVLDAHFKPKQCSFADKAKFYGATRNPGESLGEWAARLRGLASFCNFGTALESTLLDRFVLGLGMGPERDRLFEQDSSDLTFAKALEIAERAECAREAKALVTNGAGVVIQQEPVYRVASERGGAPRRPPPRAAPAAAAPGDQRDQHVSRCSVCGLKNHSELKCRFKSFKCQKCGVKGHLRKMCKLRVNNIETEENDSTCEDCKECSLFNMRYENYEPITLPVKINNEQYCMEIDSGSGISVMSHSFYSENFEGNNLNPCSIRMCFYNGHKLTPLGYFCQTVTYNNMSKPIKFYVIENGGPPLLGRDFMAKFGVSLISINNNNIIVNQSDNEIHKFMTAYPGLWSDGLGKFSQFQIKLRLKENSEPKFFKARSVPFALKDKVDQELERLTDLGILVPTNYSDYATPIVPVLKDNGKVRIAGDYSLTLNKDMYIDKYPMPRIEEVFAKVGGGESYTKIDLSNAYNQFEIEEDSQSLTTINTPRGLFKYTRLVYGLANAPAIFQRTMETLLAGVEGVSCWLDDVCVTGPTREIHLQRLRQVLERLNNAGLKLQKDKCEFFKPSVTYLGYVIDKNGIRTCPKKVAAIMESPAPKSVTEVKRFLGIINYYRNFIPGASTILSPLQNLLRKDAPWTWSDREEQAFQRIKRELASDRVLTHFDPEARLTLCVDASPTGLGAYLAQGEEGHERPLAFASRSLSASERNYSQINKEAAAIIFGVKHFHQYLYGREIPFILKTDHRPLLAIFGKKNGVPVMTASRLQRYAIFLSAYNYDIQYIAGDRNSVADYFSRMPVSDSFVEPEECAGRSLINFIVNETLPISFHDIKKATASDATLKTVIKYLLIGWPKKVKCKNILPYFNCKNDLEIDNGCLMRGHRIIIPQVYRTRMIHELHKGHLGVVKTKSLARTKMWWPGIDGDIQRSVLACSTCSALRPAPPAAPPAPWPRDPAPWTRLHIDYMQFAQRFYLIVVDSHSKWVECLHMCNLSTKSLIQRLKLLFYTFGIPHVIVSDNDPKISNEEFTYFCLSNGIKHITSPIYHPCSNGQAENSVKTCKKMLKCIFETNMNASVEQVNEKLSSYLFEFRNSVHCSTGESPAKLMFGRELRGKLDLIMPPQKQTIVPNIDKADCRQFDIGQKVLARYFVSGKPNWTLGKIINKLGSRMYVVEINDIECRRHADQLRLYHEPIASSECLVPSASAPQVQPRNDTSLSPASVNPEMALETSGPPTAPPNLDNESSVDEFHECDSEVVAGPSLESPATPAGAPVAVRGEDARPPHSQLRTAVTDNVTAESQSAATAAPHGPYNLRPRSKVITYK